One window of the Endomicrobium proavitum genome contains the following:
- a CDS encoding M23 family metallopeptidase — protein MKKILISLLSIIVLSSQATATLGYSSYFPSMFTAFYEIVSQKSNTDSAWVTEQTSLTGGNNVTISVGNKTTLTGAVIASASDNLTLTTKELEHNDIEDRNTTESKGFGLSTSIGTSQSDKGKTNVAPNGSTTLTLKNTGEEKEQTTKATIGNGTIIISGVEQTENDLQGLNRNTETTQETTKDIITGALDASATIDNRALLGFIKTEVKDKDGNTVYEQNEDGSIKTNANGEPIAKTTTGYQSIANDFKYLPGNAVKATAGALSTAASPLTAIYASITASKNSSENGENTTYDKTDIISVWKANQSANATGILRGSSEEAGTIVEKIKAGKATPEEIQALAKMTADGKSNLMYSEKGELVDNAGKVVLGFNDIKEHQGYVNLGNGAATNALTFALTDAEERAHNYTGNESIAKGAAKSELTYYNAVSWLTGAKTITENNSGAGGYGTLTQLNWNNTYNTSNNTLLLNNTVLANSVSDGNKANALFVNSANKIVHVGDMSDFNAYRVSDDVTEIDKNMEEDYKDEQISYASIFLDKDQIDKMTDKELTDVENKFMNEEVHSDIGLLSLFNNDETVTGTIIDFIQNGGGNEVLRDAMRWHIGNGEADNSLLGNFVPTLYDTLIDIGIRNPMNTLAYLGDFTIEGRDHIAPVTGDVRIEDGGGVGLIGANRAGGYAHQGLDIYAVEGEYVYAPADGKIIRTGQPYETKNGNLKTITIQTANGADKLLYVKPANYIQLGSYVKQGDIIGTLQNIQIESPSRHDKPGEAPTPLHVHIEIRENNNLKDPKDYYYPYLSIIGSRGKYQPINEENLFFPQFESEILNIYRGN, from the coding sequence ATGAAAAAAATCCTAATATCACTACTATCAATAATAGTATTGAGTAGCCAAGCAACCGCAACGCTTGGCTATTCTTCTTACTTCCCGTCAATGTTTACCGCTTTTTATGAAATAGTTTCCCAAAAAAGCAACACAGACAGCGCATGGGTAACCGAACAGACAAGTCTAACCGGCGGAAATAACGTAACAATAAGCGTAGGCAACAAAACAACGCTAACAGGAGCAGTAATAGCAAGCGCAAGCGACAACCTAACGCTAACAACCAAAGAGTTAGAACACAATGATATAGAAGACAGAAACACAACAGAAAGCAAAGGCTTTGGCTTATCAACAAGCATAGGCACATCGCAAAGCGACAAAGGAAAAACCAACGTAGCCCCCAACGGAAGCACAACGCTAACGCTAAAAAACACCGGCGAAGAAAAAGAGCAAACAACAAAAGCCACAATAGGAAACGGCACAATAATAATAAGCGGCGTGGAACAAACAGAAAATGACCTGCAGGGCTTAAACAGAAACACAGAAACCACCCAAGAAACAACCAAAGATATAATAACCGGCGCATTAGACGCAAGCGCAACAATAGACAACCGAGCGCTGTTAGGTTTCATAAAAACAGAAGTAAAAGACAAAGACGGAAACACAGTCTATGAACAAAACGAAGACGGCTCAATAAAAACAAACGCCAACGGGGAACCAATAGCAAAAACAACAACCGGCTACCAAAGCATAGCCAACGATTTTAAATATCTACCCGGAAACGCCGTAAAAGCAACAGCGGGAGCATTAAGCACAGCAGCAAGCCCGCTAACGGCAATATACGCAAGCATAACGGCATCAAAAAACAGTTCTGAAAACGGCGAAAATACGACGTATGATAAAACGGATATAATAAGCGTATGGAAAGCCAACCAAAGTGCAAACGCAACGGGAATATTAAGAGGTTCAAGTGAAGAAGCAGGAACAATAGTAGAAAAAATCAAAGCAGGAAAAGCAACGCCGGAAGAAATACAAGCATTAGCCAAAATGACAGCGGACGGAAAAAGCAATTTAATGTATAGCGAAAAAGGGGAGCTTGTAGATAACGCAGGAAAAGTAGTATTAGGATTTAACGATATAAAAGAACACCAAGGCTACGTCAATTTAGGAAACGGAGCAGCAACAAACGCGCTGACGTTCGCATTAACGGACGCAGAAGAGCGAGCGCACAATTACACCGGAAACGAAAGCATAGCCAAAGGAGCGGCAAAAAGCGAGCTGACATACTACAACGCAGTATCATGGCTAACCGGCGCAAAAACAATAACAGAAAACAACAGCGGAGCAGGCGGATATGGAACGCTAACGCAGCTTAATTGGAATAACACATATAATACAAGCAATAATACGTTGCTGCTAAATAATACAGTTTTGGCTAATAGTGTCAGCGATGGTAATAAAGCAAATGCGTTATTTGTAAATAGCGCGAATAAAATAGTCCATGTTGGAGACATGTCAGATTTTAATGCATACAGAGTATCTGATGATGTTACAGAGATAGATAAGAATATGGAGGAAGATTATAAAGATGAACAGATATCGTATGCTTCAATTTTTCTTGATAAAGACCAAATAGATAAGATGACAGATAAAGAACTTACAGACGTTGAGAATAAATTTATGAATGAAGAAGTGCATTCTGATATAGGATTACTTTCACTTTTTAATAATGATGAAACAGTTACAGGAACAATAATTGATTTTATCCAGAATGGTGGAGGAAATGAAGTTCTCAGAGATGCTATGAGATGGCATATTGGAAATGGTGAGGCAGATAATTCATTGTTAGGAAATTTTGTGCCTACCCTTTATGATACATTAATAGATATTGGAATAAGAAATCCGATGAATACATTAGCGTATTTGGGAGATTTTACTATAGAAGGACGTGATCATATTGCTCCGGTAACTGGAGATGTTCGTATTGAAGATGGAGGAGGGGTTGGTTTAATCGGGGCAAATAGAGCTGGAGGGTATGCACATCAAGGATTAGATATATATGCTGTTGAGGGGGAATATGTTTATGCACCTGCAGATGGTAAAATTATACGTACAGGGCAGCCATATGAAACTAAAAATGGTAATTTAAAAACAATCACAATACAAACAGCAAATGGTGCTGATAAATTGTTGTATGTGAAACCTGCTAACTATATACAATTAGGATCTTATGTGAAACAAGGGGATATAATAGGAACTTTACAAAATATTCAAATAGAATCGCCAAGTAGGCATGATAAACCTGGGGAAGCTCCGACACCTCTTCATGTCCATATAGAAATTAGAGAAAATAATAATCTTAAGGATCCTAAAGATTATTATTACCCATATTTAAGTATTATAGGTTCAAGAGGGAAATACCAACCTATAAATGAAGAGAATTTATTCTTTCCTCAATTTGAGAGTGAAATATTGAATATTTATAGGGGTAATTAA